TCAGACTCGATTGCTGAGGCTCCTCCCGGACATCGATACCGAGGAGGATTGGAATCGCTTTCGTCAGCGGCAGGTCGCGTGGCGAACTCCTTGAGATCATGAGTTTGAGATTGGAAATGTTACAGGTTGCCCGTCTGGCAGAACCACTGCTTGGCGACTCGGTTGCTTTGGTCAGGCGCTTTCTGTCGCGTCAGCGAAACGACGATGGGGGCTTTGCGGATCGGACGGGGAAGAGCGATCTTTACTACACCGTGTTCGGACTGGACAGCCTGCTGAGCCTTCGATCGGACATCGATTGGCGTCTGACCGAGCACTATTTGATGGGATTCGGCAGCGGGGAGAATCTGGATTTTGTTCATCTCTGTTGTTTGATTCGCGGCTGGTCGGTGGTTGCTCATGTGAATCCGAGCGCTCCAATTCCCCCGTCCGTGCGTCAGCTGGCGCTCGATCGTTTGAGTTCGCATCGTACCCCAGACGGCGGGTTCCATCCCGTAGCAGGTAACTCAGCGGGCACCGCTTATGCCGCGTTCCTGGCGGTGGGAGCCTACCAGGATTTGAAGGAACCCATTCCTGAGCCGATGGCCTTGGTCCAATCCTTCAAGTGGCTGGAGACTCGTGATGGGGCGTGGACCAACGAGCGCTTGCCTCTGGCGGCTGGCTCCAGGGCGATGGATATGGGGTCGACCAACGCGACAGCTGCGGCGGTCGCGGTCCTGCGTCAGCTGCGAATGCCCATCAACCGCGACGTAGGGCAGTGGCTGCTGGACCGCGTTCATTCGAGCGGGGGGTTTTTGGCGATGCCCATGGCTCCTATTCCGGATCTCCTTTCCACGGCGACGGCGTTGCATGCGCTGTCGGGTTTGGAACGATCTACCGATGGCATCCAGGAGCGATGTTTGGATTACATCGACACTTTGTGGACCAACGAGGGCAGCTTCCACGGCAATTGGACCGAGGACACGTTGGATACGGAATACACCTTCTACGGACTATTAGCCTTGGGGCATTTGGCGGTCTAGCAGCGAACAGCAGCTGCACCAGGTCCTTGGCTGGTGTGAGTGCGGAAACAGGAACGGCCCTGATGCAGCCGGTGTTCGCTGCTAGAGGGCACTGCGTGCGGGGAGACGGAGGCTACTGTTGTTCTGAATCCCAGTTCCGATTGTAGGAGACGAGGTGACGAGGCTTGGTTCATCGAGAGGCGGAGGCGGCACCGAAGTGAGATTGCGCGCCTGACCTGCTGAAGCAGGAACTCCATACTCCGAAGGCTCGGTCGTAGGTACGTAGTTCCGCCTTCAGGCGGAGGGGGCTCCGAAGTGAGATTGCACGCCTGACCTGCTGAAGCAGGAACTCCATACTCCGAAGGCTCGGTCCTAGGTACGTAGTTCCGCCTTCAGGCGGAGGCGGCTTCGAAGTGAGATGGCACGCCCGACCTGCTGAAGCAGGAACTCCATACTCCGAAGGCTCGGTCCTAGGTACGTAGTTCCGCCTTCAGGCGGAAGGGGCTCCGAAGTGAGATTGCGCGCCTGACCTGCTGAAGCAGGAACTCTATACCCGGAATTACTTCTTTTTCTTCTTCGAGTCGTCGGGTTGTTCGGGCTCGTTGGCTTGGTTGATCCGAGGGGTCTTCTTCTCCACTTCCAGGAGTAGCTGGCGGGCTTGCTCAGGAGTTCGCGTGACCACGGGACGCAAGAACACCATCAGTTCAACCTCGCGGGTGACTTTGTCCTTCTTCTTAAAGGCCCAGCCCAGGCCCGGGATGCTGCCCAGGACCGGCACCTTGCGAATCACGTTTTGGTTCTCCTTCTGGATGATCCCACCCAGCACCAAGGTTTCTCCACTCTTCATCATGAGGTCGGTTCGGAAATTACGGGTGTCGAGAATCGCCCCTCCGAACAGGGTTTCGCCATTGCGAATGCTCGACGACTCGACGCGCACCTTCAATGCAACTTCCTCGCTGCTGTTGATGTGGGGAGTGACCTCGAGAATGACACCCACATCCTTATATTGGAACGTGTCGTTGCGACCTCCCACATCCGTGTTGAGGCTGCCGGAAATAAACGGCACTTGAGCACCCACGAAGAGTTTGCCGAGTTCGTTGTCGGCAATGTTCAGCTGGGGTTCGGCCATCACGGTGGCATCCGTGTTTTTACGCAGGAACTGAACCAGGACGTCCAGGTTCATGCTGGCATCCAGAACGCCGCTCTTGAGCGAGCCGGACCCGCTGCTGCCCGTAAAAATCTTGCGGAAGCTGCCCAGCACCGCCGGACTTCCGGCGGCACTGCCCTTTGTTCCGCCGGCGAGCAGGGCGCCGTCCTTGTCCTCGGCGCTGAAGGCATTCTCACCGTCGGCCGACCAGCGGACCCCCATCTTATCCCGGAAGTCCGAAGAGACCTCGATGATCCGCGCCTCGATCAGCACCTGGGCCGTGGGAGCGTCCATGTCATTGATCAGCTTCATGACTTGGGGAAAGAAGTGCATGTTGGCGGTCACCAATAGAGAGTTGGAGCGGCGGTCCGGCACGACCCGCACTCGTCCCACCAAGTCGCTCACCTGGCGCGGGTTGGTACGGCCATCCCCTGATCGAGTGTTCTCGGCCTGTCCGCCCAGCCACGGGAAGTAAGCATCCTCCTTGGTTTCCTTCTCGAGAATGAAGTTGCCCTGTGAGTTGTTGTTTTGCTGTTGCTGGTTGCGGTTGTCGCCCTGGTTGCCTTGCTGCGGAACCTGACGCAAGGGCGGGGAGCCGCCTTTGGCGAAAAGGATGTTGAGGCTGCTGGCGATGTTGATCGCCTCGGCAAATTTGAGCGGGACGCGCAAGGTCGTCTCTCCCGCCTGCGACGGCACGTCCAGATCCTTGATGACCTCCTCGACCGCCCCCAGGTTCTCGGGGGAATTGGACGTGATGATGAGGGAATTGGAGTAGGGTTCACTGGTGATGCGAACCTTGCCATAGAGGCGTCCAACATCCCGGTTGGCGGTTTCGGGCGGATCATCATCATAGAACCAATAGGTGCGGGCCTGCGTCTTCTTCAGAAAGAGTTCGTTCAGCACCTCCTCGAGGTCGACGGCGCTGACATACTTCAGACGGATGATTTTTGGCGCCAGGCTGTTATCGCCCACCGGCTCATCGAGTTCCTTGATCATTTGCTCGATCCCCTCCATGGCGCTCGGCGGGCCTTGGACCACGACTGAATTGCGTCGACGATCGGCCACCACGCTGGTCTTTTTGGCCTGCTTGCCATCCGAGGGATAGGAGAAGTAGAAGTATCGGGAGGTGTTCTTGTTTTCTCCCACCAGATCCTGCAGCTGCTTCGCGACATCTTCGGCGTCGGCATTCTTCAGCGCAAAGGTCTTGATCTGCTTGTCCTGCGCGTCGTCGGTATCCAGCGATTGAATCAGCTTCTGGATGCTTTGGAAATTGACCTCACTCGCGAGCACGATGAGCGAGTTTGATTTCTCGTTCGCGGCCACCTCAATCACTTCCTTCATCGATTTGCCACTCATCTTCTGGTACAGTGGCCCAATCTCTTTCATGAGCTCGCCGGCGTTGACATGCTTCAGGTTGATCACCCTCACGCTCACATCCTGAGGCTTCTGAGTGTCCAGCAGGTCGATGAGTTTTTTGATCTCCTCCCATTTGCTTTTGGGCGTCGTGATGATGAGGCGATTGGCGATCTTGTCGGGCCAGATCTTGACTCCCGACGCCGTGTTCGCTGCCGGCTTCGCGGATGAACCGCCGCCGGGTTGCGATTCAGGCATGGGCACCGGCATGGGCATCGGGCTACTGCCGCCGGAGGAACTTCGGGAACTGCTGGAGCCGCCGCCGGTTTGCGCGTTCAAGATGAGTCCTAGGAGATTGGCGATCTCATCCCCTTCGGCATACTTGAGCGCGTAGATTTCGATGATGGATTCCGATGCGGAGGCCACATCGAGTTCCTGAATCATCTCCGCCACCAGGCGCAGGTTATCGTTGTAATCAGTGACCACTAATTGCTGGGCGCGCTCATCCAGATCCACGATGGCCTTCTCGGAGAGCACCACCTTCAGCTTCTCTTTGATCTCGGCAGGTTGGAGATGCTTCAGCGGGAAGATCTTGATGAGCCGTTGGCGACCTTCGGGAATGCTCTTGCTGGAGGGATCCACGAGTTCGGGATTCATCTTCGGTTCTTGGCCTTCCGGCACAATCAGAATGGATTTGGAGGATTCGATGACGTTGAACCCTTCCAGAGACAAGGCGCGGTAGAGGAGGTTGAGCGCTTCGCGGGTTTTGATGGGCTTCGAGCTGACAATCGTGACCTGACATTGGGCGCGAGGATGCTTGATCACACTTTTGCCGGTCACCTTGGCGAGCCATTGGACCACCATATCGACGTTGGCGCCCTGAAAACTCAGCTGGATCTCATCGCTCGCCAGAGCGCTGGCGTCGGCGGTAGCGGGGGGGGCTGGAGGAGCGGGATCCTGGGCCAGGCCCACCGAACTGGAAGCCAACCAGCAAGCCAGGGATAGAACCGCGATTCCCCGGTGCATGGCATGGAGGGGCGGCGGCCAGGTTGAGTTAGGTCTGGAGCGTGACGTTTTCATCGGTTGGAGAGACGGAGGGACATGAGGTGCTTTCACGGTTTTTTCTCCTGCGTTTTCGGTAACAACGTTGAGCTTCCTAAGCCGGAAAAGATGGTCAACTCCCGTCGGACACCATTCTCCTCAATGACGACACGATTCGTGCCCACCTGGAGGAGTTTGAGGCCATCGAGAGTTTCGCCTGTCCGCAACAAACCGGTGCGGCCGTTGGCTGTACGGATGAAGGCGTCGCGACCAGCGATCCCCATGAGGGCCACCGGCTGAGGTCGAATCACGGGACCGAGGATTTCGCTCTGGGTAATCTTCTCGACTTGGAGACGGATTGACTCCGGCAGCGGTTCGCCAGGGCCCGCCTTTGCCGCTGGGGGACGACCGGCAGGGCTGTTGGTCCCCGGGGACTGGAGCGCACTGGGAGCTGCCGCCGCCATAGACATAGTTAGTGTAGGTATGGATTTTAATCCGTCGTCCCGCAGGAGCAGCCGGACGGTGGGATACAGAAGGATCAGGGCCAGCACGAGGCAGCACTGTTTCAGCAGCTTTTCCGATCGTTCAGACATTTCGTCCCTCCTCCCGGATCAACTGTTTCCAGTCCAAGATCAGCAGCGTGAGGTTGAGTTTGAGCATGCCCGGCCCGCCGGCAGGGGCCGGCGCCAATTGAACGGTATCCAGCATGACGGGGTAGCCCAGAGTCACCAGCTGATGCAGCAAACCCAGGACGGCTGGGACTTTCCCGACTCCCTCGAGCTGGATCGACGTCAGCTCTCGGCTTCCGGTGCGGGGTGGCGACTCTCTCAGCGGGCCGAGTTGGATACCGCTCGATGCGGCGGCCTGCTGAATGGCGGAGCTGGTATCGGCGATGAGCGTTGCATCCTTGATGGCGGTCGGGTCGAGCCGGAACTGGCGTTTGAGCTTCTCAAGAATGAGAGTCTTGGTTTCGTAGGGCGCGAACTCGCGCTTCAAGTTCTGGGCACGGTCGAGCAGGCGGAAGTAGTCGGCCCGCTGCTGTTCCAATCGGCCCAGGCCCTTGGCCCCGAAGAACAGGCCAAGGTAGACGCCGATTCCGATCGCCGCGAAGCGGAGAGTTCGTTGATCACGTGGGCTCAGAGGCGTCATAAAAGGTTAAGGCTTGGTCGTCGCGGCGGAGGTGGGCTTCGGAGTTGCGGGAGTTGCCGGGTTTGTTCGGGGTGCACTGGGGGAGACTTCCGCTACGGGATTTTTTGCAGCGGCGACCTTCAGGCTGGCGGCGAGGCGATCCTCGGGTGACTTCCACTGCGCGCTCATGCGAACGATGACCTGATTACGGTCGGGGGTCGGGCTTTGCTCCTCCACGACCACGGTGGAAAAAAATCCTGATTCAATCAGTTTGAGACGCAAATCCACGGCCTGGGGCCCGTTGGCGAAGGTTCCCCGCAGCGAGACCTCGCCCTTTCGGTTCATGCTGAGGGAATCAATCCGCAGCCCGGGGGAGGCGGATTGAGCCAGGGTCGCCACCGCTTCGAGAAAAGGAGGCTGATTGCGTTGGAGGTATTGGAGGAATCCCAGTTCTTGTTCCAGCTTAGGCAACAAGGCTTTCTGCTTCTCGACCTCTTCAAGCCGACGGGCCAGTCGTGCTTTGCCGAGCAGAGGCTCGACATAGCGGAGACTGAGCAAAGCGACCAGCAGAAGGACGGCCACCAGACCCCATTTGAGGGGCGAGGCACGGCGGGTTGGGACTGGGAGGTGGCTCCCTCGAGATTGCAGCTGGAGCAGCGGCCGTCCGGGGAAACGGGTTTCCCACTCATGGATTCCCTGGGTGGCTGGCGTGCGGCCAGGTCCCGAGATCCACACGAGGCGTTCCACCCGGCCTGATCCTCCCTGGGTGGGCGTCAGAAGCAGTTCGATGCCCTCTAAGTTCGGGCGATCGCCTGAGCAGTAAAGTGCCTGGTCCCCCGCACCCGTCGGCAGCGCTTCACGCAGAGGCTCAAACGCCTTGAGCAACTCCCGCCGGAGATCCTCCCGTCGACCGGGAAGGGTAGACGAGGATCGTAACTCCTGGAGCGCTGAGGCCAAACTCATCTGCAGAGTGGACTGGAGACTCGCGTCGGCGTTGGCTGTTCCCCAGCGGATGATCCTGATGGTTTCCGGAATCCCATCTTGGAAGCAGATCAGCTCACTCTGCTGGCCTTCTACGTGCACGAGGACGAAGGAACCGGGAGCATGGGAGGGGCAAAGACTGCTCCGAGCGAGCGAGGCGATGGTAAAGATGGGTTGAATCCCGGCCGCCTGGCAGAGGGCCTGCAGGTCTTGCAGGGCCTCAGGCTTGATGGCACCGACGAGTACATTCGCTGGCGAGCGGGAGTCGTCGGTCGGGAGTTGCATAAAGCCCCAAGCCAGTTCTGCAGGAGGGACGGGGAACTCGCTCTCGATTTGCAGCGAGAGAACGGCTTCAAGCTTGTCGACGGGTGTGACCGGCAGGCTGAGACGTCGCAGGGAGACGCCCCGACCGCCGATCGCGCACCAGACCGGGCGGCCACGCTCCCAGCCGTGCGCCTTGGCCCATTCGCCGAGCTGGGCTGCTACGCGTGCGATGCAGGCTTGAGTTAAACGCAGGTTGTCGTCGCGCTCGAGCGGGGTCTCCAAGCCATCGGCTCCGTCCAGCAAGAATAAGTGCTGAAGGCCTACTTCGATAATGGGCGTGCGAGTGGACATGAAGGGCAGAGTGTTCACAGGTCTTCCCGATAGGAGAGGGTGTCAAACGTTCCAGATCGATAGCGGACGACCACCTCCACGCGCTGGCGAACACCGCTGGAGGTGATGACTCCTTCGCTGAGGATCCGATAGGTCTCAGATCGGGCGGTGACTTTCGGAGCCACCTGTTTAAAGATCTGGCGGGTCATTCCGGGGACACGCAGAAGCCAAGCGACGTTCGGAAATGAGCCGGAGGATTGACGATAGTTGACGATGGCTTGAGCCAGTTCTCGCTCGACGCCCGGCAGGCAATGAAGCACAGCCGCGTCCGCGGTATTGATATTGATCAAGCCGGGCAATTCGGTTTCGGACTGGAGTGTGATGTCATCGGCGATTTGCAGGAGTAGATCCTGGCTGATGAGTTTTTCACCGGATCCCCTCGATGCACTCGGTCGCGGCGGAGGCGGGGGAGGGGGTGGCGTCGGGCGTTGGCCAGGTCCGGGGCCAGGCGCGGCGGAGGCGGGAGGCTGGGGAGCGGGCGCCTGCGGGTTGACCCGCGTCACGTCCAAAAGATCATCCAAGCTTCCCAATCGCTGCTGGCTGCGGTAGGCCACCAGCGCTTTGGCGATATCGGCGGTGATGCCGGAGATGGTGGTGAGCGTGGACTCATCGGCCGACTGCACATCAACCCGGGTTTCGCCGGCCGCGTTGACGTTCTGCACCGAGGAATGCACGGTGAAGTAGCGCGCCAGGCCCAGGTCCAGGCGATGATCCTGATTGTCGTTGGGTTGGGATATTGGCCCATCGTCCTCGGAGTCGTCCAGGAGGCCATTCGCGTTGCGGTCCTCGCCCAGCAGCACTTCTTCAGTAAAGCCCCGCACCCCCAGCAACTCGCGAACGGTTTCAAACGGAGCGTTGCGAGGAAGGTAGGGGGGGCTGAGGCTGAGGTAGTAGTCCATCTCCGCCCCTCCTGGACGCGCGGTCTCATCCTCGTCCTGGAAATCGATCAAGGCAGCGATGAGATCAGGCGTCATGCCCGGCAGCATCTGGAGTTCTGAATCGGTCGCCTCGTTGACATTCAGCAGCGCCTCCTCGTCCCGAACCCCGTAGCGCAGCTCCTCGCCTCGGTCGGGATCGCCCGGATGGAAGACTCGAAAAACACCGCGACCGAACTGGATGTCTTTGAACTGATCCGGGTTGTCGGCCATGGAGGTCGTGTGATTGTTGCGGCTGCGTTTGCGATCTCCGGCATCCTGGTAGAGCAAAGCCTTGGCCTTCTCGATTCCGGCGAGTGCCAGGTAGCGGGCTTGAATGGTGTCCCCCAAATTTTTGGTTACCTTGAGATCCAGCCGTGAGGTGTAGAGGACGCCGATGACAATCACCGCGAGCAGCGTGAGACACCATAGTAGCCCTACCAGGATGGATCCCTGTGGCCTGCCGCGAGTTGTCGTCATTGGGCGGCTCCTGGGTTGGCTGTCGGGGTAGACGGGTTGCTGCCGCCGGATCGGGAGGCGCCGCTGGGGAGATGCGCCACTGTCTGAACGACGAACGGCGGATCTTCATTGGCAGTCACCCCTTCGCGCGGAGGCATCCCCTGAGGTTGGGCAGGCGGCGGGGAGCCCACGCGCACGGCGAGGGTGATCCGCACCGCCTCAGGGAGGCCTGACAAGTTCGAACGGCCCCGAAGGTCCGGCTGGCCTTTTCGTTTCCCTTGAGGATCTCCCCATTCATCAAACCATTCGTAGCCGTCGTAATACTCCAAGCGGAGGCTTTTGATCCCTTCAGCCAAAGGCTCCTCCACGCCGCCTGCCAGGGGATCTCGGTCAGGGGAGGCGTCTCGTCGTCGGAACAGAGTCAGCAAACCCGACCGCGGGCTCTTGCGCAGGAAGTAGCTCGTTTCACAGAAGTCTGCTTCTCCGGATGCCTGCGGAGAGTAGCGCCGGGTCGCGAAGTCCAGGTTGTCAGCCTCGTCGGCACCGATCTCACGACTCATGCCCAGGAACTCGAACTCGCTCGACAGGCGGCAGGCCGCCCGCAGATCCGAGGCTATCATGTTCAGAGCGACCCGGGCATTTTGGAAAGCGTCGGTGCGGTGATGGATCAGGGTTTGGGAAAGGATGCCCGACCGGAGGCAGGCGTATCCCGCACCCAGGATCAAGGTCATCAGCGCGATGCTAATGACCATCTCCATGAGGGTGAACCCGCTCCGCAGCGCCGGGCTGTTCTTTTCGAGGTCGGGCCGGTTCATGGGTTGCCTCCTCCGCGGCGCCGCTGGCGACCAGAGCCGGATCCAGGACCTGACGTGGAAGGAGCATCCAGACTGGAAGCCGGGGAGTCGAAAAGCATGGTCTTGAGTTCAAACAGCGTCTTTCCGGTTTTGGCCTGCTCGATCACAATTTGAATGTCGTACAGACCGTCGAGGGCGGTTTTCGCAACGGTCTGACGCCAGCGAAAACGGGTGAGCGGTTCGCTGCACTCCCCGGTGGTTTCACCGGCGGCGAGATAGCCTTCGGCGCGCAAGGTTTCGAGCTGGCCGGCGGCCAGGAAGATAGCGGCGGTTTGGACCTCGGAGTCCTTACTGGAGCTCAAGGCGGTGGTGACGCCTTGCACCAAGCCCGCCAGGCCAATGCCCAAGATGAGGATCGCGCAGAGCACCTCGATCAACGAAAAACCGGAATTGGAGCGAGTGGAGCTCAAGGGCGGCGGGTGTCCGCGATGCGCACGCGGGAGGTGGTCGGGTTGATGGTCAGCACCAGGCGAGCCCCACTGGCGTCTTCCAAGCTGATCTGGCGAGCGAGGGAGGTTCCATCGGCATAGAAGGTTAGAGCCGACAGCTCCGACGATGGAAGTGGTGTATTTGAACGAGGGGGACGTGCCACGTTGCCGGGAGGAGCAGGAGTTGCGGCGTCCGCTTCGCTTTGCTCGAGGATGCGCAGCCGGATGGAGGCATCCCATTCGCCGGCGGTCTCGAGATCCATGGAAGGGGTTCGGCTGCGCTGGCCGGCGGTGCCGGTTCGGGCCGGGCCGGTTTCCAGATGAAAGCGTCGGGATGGCTGATCGAAGCGGATTCGTTGGGTTTGGGAATGTGAGATGGCCTGGCTGTTGGCCAGGCTGCAGAGCGTGATGAGGCGTCGGGCCGTGGACTTCAATTTCGCATCGGCGTAGGTGCCAGCCATCTCGGGAAGGATCAACGCGCTCATGATTGCCACCAAGACCATGACGACCATGAGCTCCACCAAGGTGAAGGCGGATCGTTGGCGGCGAGGGGGATGGGGAGGCTGGCCCATGCTGGAGCGGTTTCGGTGCCTACCAGTTGCCGATGTCGGCGTTTTCCTTTTCGCCGCCGTCCACCCCGTCGGCTCCGTAGGACCAGAGGTCAAAGCCGGCTTTGCGTCGGGTTCCCGGGTTCCGGTATTGATAATCGTGGTCCCAGGGATCCTTGCGGAGCACTTTGATGTAAGGGCCCCGCCACCGCTTATCATCGGAAGTGGGAGGGTCGACCAGCACTTTGAGTCCCTCCTCCGTCGTGGGATGCCGGTCCATGTGGAGGTTGAATCGCTCCAGGGCGTTCTCGATCTCACTCACGGCCGACTTGGCGGCGCTGATCTTGGCATCCTGGGTCGTTCCCATGAACTGAGGAATGATGGTGGCGGCGAGAATTCCGAGGATCACGACCACCACCATGATTTCGACTAGGGTGAAGGCGCTTTTGGATCCAGATGCAGCAGGGCTTTGGTGATGCAGGCGGTGCAATGGCAGGCGAGGTGTGTATTTCATGGTTGATGAGAATCAGTGAATGGCTTGACTCATTTTGAAAATCGGAAGCAAGAGGGCGATGACCATGAAGCCGACCAATGCCCCCACCACCAGAATCAGTGCCGGGGCCAGGAGGGAGATCATCGTTTTGGTTCGGGACCGCATCTGACGTTCCTCGATGCCGGCCACCTTGAGCAACATCTCGTCCAGTCGGCCGGTTTCTTCCCCGACGTCGATCATCTGCACGACGCTGTTGGGGAAAATGTTCATCCTGCGCAGGGGTGCGGCCAGGGACTGGCCGCCGCGCGTTTCCTCGGTCACCTGAGCGATCGCCTGGGCGAGCACACGGTTCCCGATGGTGTTCTCCACGATCTTGAGCGCGGGCAGCAGAGAGACGCCACTCTTGACCAGCGTTCCTAACGTTCGGGCAAAGCGTCCCAGGGCGGCGGATTTGAACACGCCTCCCAGGATGGGAATTTGGAGCTTAAGACCGTCCCAGGCCAAGGCCCCTCGGGGCGTGCGGATGCTGTAGCGGAGGCCTGCGCCGGCCGCCCCGGCCACTATCAGCACGGCCCACCAATAGGAGTTCAGCAGCTTGCTGACGCTGAGCAGAATGAGGGTGGGGAGGGGCAGCACGTCCAACATCTCCTGCAGCATGCCGAACAGCCGAGGCAGGACCACGGTTAGGAGAACGAAGACCGTGAAGATGCCGAACACCAGGACGAAGGCGGGATACGCGACCGCCGAGACGACCTCGCTGCGGACCTCGTCCTCGTGTTCCAACAGGGCGGCCAGGTCGGTCATGACCTTCTGGAGTGCTCCCGCCTCCTCCCCCACACGCACCATGCTCACGAACAGGTTGCTGAACAACGCGGGATGTTCTGCGAGCGCGCCCGAAAAGGAGGCCCCTTGCCTGACCGAGTCGGAAAGTCGCTGGACCACCTGCTTGAGGGCTGGATTGGGCTCCTCCTCGCCCAGGCTGGCCAGAGCCTGGGGAATGGGAATCGCTGCCTCTAGCAACGCCGCGATCTCCCGCGTGAAGGCTGTGATTTCTTTGCGCTTGCTGCCGGTTCCGAGTCGGAACCCGGCCGGTGTCGCGGCTGGGTTCCCGCTCGAGTCCTTCTTGGGGATCGTGGCGCTGGGGGCGGTTTTCGACCCAGAGGCCAACGCCTCCAGGCTGGAGGGGACCAGACCGCGATGCTTCAGCTGCTGAAGCGCATTGCGCCGGTCCTCCGCCTCGATGGTTCCTTGAACCGAGGCGCCGGCGGACTCAATGGCTTGATAACGGAATTGCATTATTCAGCGGCGTCACCGGAGACGACCCGTAACACTTCTTCCAAAGACGTGATGCCTTCGGCGGCCTTCTGCAGCGCGTCCTGCTGCAGGGTGACCATGGTCTTTTGGGCGACGGACTTAATTTCGGCGCTGGATCGTCGTTGCAGAATCTTCTCTCTCAGCTCGGGCCCAATGGCCAGCAGTTCGAAGATGCCCACTCGACCGAGGTAGCCAATGCCTCGGCATTCCTCGCAGCCTCGCCCGGTAAAGTAACGATTCGTGCCCGTGCGTGCTCCGGTGGCCTGCAGCTTTTCCCGCAGGGCGTCGGATATCTCGGTTGGAACGCGGCAGTGAGTGCAGATCTTGCGGACCAGACGCTGGGCCAGCACGCCTTCCAGTGAGGATGAAATGAGGAAGGCCTCCACCCCCATGTCCAGTAGGCGAGTCACGGCTCCGGCCGCGTCATTGGTGTGGAGCGTGCTGAAAACCTGGTGCCCGGTGAGAGCCGCGCGAATGGCTATCTCGGCGGTCTCACTATCCCGGATTTCCCCCACCATGACGACATCGGGATCCTGCCGGAGAATGGAGCGCAATCCGGTGGCGAAGGTAAATCCTCGGCTGGGTCGGACGGGAATCTGTGCGACGCCGGCGAGTTCGTACTCCACCGGATCCTCGATGGTGAGGATCTTTTTCTCGGGAGCATAGATACCGCTGAGAATGGAATAGAGCGTGGTGGTCTTGCCGCTGCCCGTGGGGCCGGTCGTGAGGAACAGGCCGTGGGGTTTGTCGACCAGGCGACTCAGCAGTTTGGCGCGATCGGCATCCAGGCCCAGCTCCCGCGGGGTCAGGAGCCGGTTATTCTTTTCGAGCAGCCGAAGAACCATGCTTTCGCCGTAGATGGTGGGCATGGTGCCCACCCGGATATCCACACGCACCCCACGGTGGTTGATCTGGATATGGCCATCCTGGGGCAGGAATCGCTCGGCGATGTTCATATCCGCCATGATCTTGATGCGTGATACCAGAGCGGCGTGCAGCTGTTTGGGCGGTGGCGGCTTCTCCTGGAGGAATCCATCGATGCGGTAGCGCAGCTGGAGGCTCTGTTCGAACGGAACCAGGTGAATGTCGCTCGCTCGCTCGCGCAACGCTGTGGAGATGATGACGTTGACGAGGTTGATGACAGTTGGCTCGTTGGCCATCACCTCGATGTCGTGCATGTTCCGCGCTTCTGCGCCGGCCTCCGATTCAGAGCCGATGTTCTGGATCATCTGCTCTACCGTGACCTGATAGTGCTCGGAGATTTTTTCCAGGATCCAACCTTCCGGGACCAGGGTTTCCTGCATCTC
This genomic window from Verrucomicrobiales bacterium contains:
- a CDS encoding type II secretion system F family protein, yielding MQFRYQAIESAGASVQGTIEAEDRRNALQQLKHRGLVPSSLEALASGSKTAPSATIPKKDSSGNPAATPAGFRLGTGSKRKEITAFTREIAALLEAAIPIPQALASLGEEEPNPALKQVVQRLSDSVRQGASFSGALAEHPALFSNLFVSMVRVGEEAGALQKVMTDLAALLEHEDEVRSEVVSAVAYPAFVLVFGIFTVFVLLTVVLPRLFGMLQEMLDVLPLPTLILLSVSKLLNSYWWAVLIVAGAAGAGLRYSIRTPRGALAWDGLKLQIPILGGVFKSAALGRFARTLGTLVKSGVSLLPALKIVENTIGNRVLAQAIAQVTEETRGGQSLAAPLRRMNIFPNSVVQMIDVGEETGRLDEMLLKVAGIEERQMRSRTKTMISLLAPALILVVGALVGFMVIALLLPIFKMSQAIH
- a CDS encoding prepilin-type N-terminal cleavage/methylation domain-containing protein, with translation MGQPPHPPRRQRSAFTLVELMVVMVLVAIMSALILPEMAGTYADAKLKSTARRLITLCSLANSQAISHSQTQRIRFDQPSRRFHLETGPARTGTAGQRSRTPSMDLETAGEWDASIRLRILEQSEADAATPAPPGNVARPPRSNTPLPSSELSALTFYADGTSLARQISLEDASGARLVLTINPTTSRVRIADTRRP
- a CDS encoding prepilin-type N-terminal cleavage/methylation domain-containing protein; the protein is MSSTRSNSGFSLIEVLCAILILGIGLAGLVQGVTTALSSSKDSEVQTAAIFLAAGQLETLRAEGYLAAGETTGECSEPLTRFRWRQTVAKTALDGLYDIQIVIEQAKTGKTLFELKTMLFDSPASSLDAPSTSGPGSGSGRQRRRGGGNP
- a CDS encoding prepilin-type N-terminal cleavage/methylation domain-containing protein; the encoded protein is MNRPDLEKNSPALRSGFTLMEMVISIALMTLILGAGYACLRSGILSQTLIHHRTDAFQNARVALNMIASDLRAACRLSSEFEFLGMSREIGADEADNLDFATRRYSPQASGEADFCETSYFLRKSPRSGLLTLFRRRDASPDRDPLAGGVEEPLAEGIKSLRLEYYDGYEWFDEWGDPQGKRKGQPDLRGRSNLSGLPEAVRITLAVRVGSPPPAQPQGMPPREGVTANEDPPFVVQTVAHLPSGASRSGGSNPSTPTANPGAAQ
- the gspG gene encoding type II secretion system major pseudopilin GspG, producing the protein MKYTPRLPLHRLHHQSPAASGSKSAFTLVEIMVVVVILGILAATIIPQFMGTTQDAKISAAKSAVSEIENALERFNLHMDRHPTTEEGLKVLVDPPTSDDKRWRGPYIKVLRKDPWDHDYQYRNPGTRRKAGFDLWSYGADGVDGGEKENADIGNW
- a CDS encoding helix-hairpin-helix domain-containing protein, whose protein sequence is MTTTRGRPQGSILVGLLWCLTLLAVIVIGVLYTSRLDLKVTKNLGDTIQARYLALAGIEKAKALLYQDAGDRKRSRNNHTTSMADNPDQFKDIQFGRGVFRVFHPGDPDRGEELRYGVRDEEALLNVNEATDSELQMLPGMTPDLIAALIDFQDEDETARPGGAEMDYYLSLSPPYLPRNAPFETVRELLGVRGFTEEVLLGEDRNANGLLDDSEDDGPISQPNDNQDHRLDLGLARYFTVHSSVQNVNAAGETRVDVQSADESTLTTISGITADIAKALVAYRSQQRLGSLDDLLDVTRVNPQAPAPQPPASAAPGPGPGQRPTPPPPPPPPRPSASRGSGEKLISQDLLLQIADDITLQSETELPGLININTADAAVLHCLPGVERELAQAIVNYRQSSGSFPNVAWLLRVPGMTRQIFKQVAPKVTARSETYRILSEGVITSSGVRQRVEVVVRYRSGTFDTLSYREDL